In one Neobacillus sp. CF12 genomic region, the following are encoded:
- a CDS encoding ATP-binding protein, with amino-acid sequence MTFLRSVVGKLWFTIIFLVAFILFILTVMLLEFFENNNITETKNDLTHQAQKIAKVLEGHPDEQFPLGLEISWEIIDDFTKVVIIKNEDEIYFSPNSEKSVKLSVPEIRNDVELSKVFEEDIIVEKVAKLTTNDSEQDSAKYSIIGVPLHVDDEQNGAVFIYQSLEIIQETTHSTTNFILLVAGVAIILTTIFAFFLSTRITAPLRKMREAAFEVARGKFDTKVPILTHDEIGELATAFNQMGRQLKFNMNALSQEKEQLASILSSMADGVITFNRDGTILITNPPADRFLQYWYYEKGGAGSPSEEIPTQVMDLFQQAVDTETEQVGEISLQGRHWVILVSPLYSNRFIRGAVAVLRDMTEERVLEKMRKDFIANVSHELRTPISMLQGYSEAIVDDIAESQEEKKEMAKVIYDESLRMGRLVNELLDLARMEAGHIQLTFDEVNLPSFMNRIVHKFQGLARDNEIQLSAELENNLPDLLFDPDRIEQVLTNLLDNAIRHTPQGGSVKLLVKKDDFGIKVEVSDSGSGIPEEDLPFVFERFYKADKARTRGRAGTGLGLAIAKNIIDAHRGHITVQSKIGQGTTFAFLLPRK; translated from the coding sequence ATGACCTTTTTACGGAGTGTAGTTGGTAAACTTTGGTTTACCATCATATTTTTGGTTGCCTTTATACTTTTCATCTTAACTGTGATGCTTCTAGAATTTTTTGAGAATAACAATATTACGGAAACCAAAAATGATTTAACTCATCAGGCACAAAAAATAGCTAAAGTATTGGAAGGACATCCCGATGAGCAATTTCCCTTAGGTCTAGAAATCTCTTGGGAAATAATCGATGATTTTACTAAAGTGGTCATTATTAAAAATGAAGATGAAATCTATTTCTCTCCTAACTCGGAAAAATCAGTGAAATTATCGGTACCAGAAATCCGCAATGATGTCGAGCTGTCTAAAGTATTTGAGGAAGACATCATTGTAGAAAAGGTTGCAAAGCTTACAACTAATGATTCGGAGCAGGATAGTGCAAAATACTCGATTATAGGTGTTCCGTTGCATGTGGATGATGAGCAAAATGGTGCTGTTTTTATCTATCAATCCCTGGAAATTATCCAAGAAACTACACATTCAACAACTAATTTTATCTTACTTGTTGCTGGTGTTGCTATTATCCTAACAACTATTTTTGCCTTCTTTTTATCTACAAGGATCACAGCCCCATTAAGAAAGATGAGAGAGGCTGCCTTTGAAGTGGCAAGAGGAAAATTCGATACGAAAGTACCGATACTTACTCATGATGAAATTGGGGAACTTGCCACTGCTTTTAACCAAATGGGGCGCCAACTAAAGTTCAATATGAATGCGCTGAGTCAGGAAAAAGAGCAACTTGCGAGTATTTTAAGTAGTATGGCGGATGGCGTTATTACATTTAATCGAGATGGAACCATTTTAATTACCAATCCACCTGCTGATCGATTTTTGCAATATTGGTACTATGAAAAAGGGGGAGCCGGTTCACCTTCAGAAGAAATTCCAACACAGGTAATGGACCTTTTTCAACAAGCCGTTGATACTGAGACTGAACAAGTTGGTGAAATTTCTCTTCAAGGACGTCACTGGGTCATCCTAGTTAGTCCCCTTTATAGTAACCGATTTATTCGTGGAGCAGTAGCTGTTCTTAGAGATATGACTGAAGAGCGGGTATTAGAAAAAATGAGGAAAGATTTTATTGCCAATGTTTCACATGAACTAAGAACTCCTATTTCCATGTTACAAGGCTATAGTGAAGCCATTGTTGACGATATTGCGGAATCTCAGGAAGAGAAAAAGGAAATGGCAAAAGTCATCTATGATGAATCCTTGAGGATGGGGAGGCTTGTTAATGAATTGCTTGATCTTGCAAGAATGGAAGCAGGTCATATTCAATTAACGTTTGACGAAGTTAACCTCCCATCATTTATGAATAGAATCGTTCATAAATTTCAAGGACTGGCCAGAGACAATGAAATTCAACTTAGTGCCGAATTGGAGAATAATCTACCTGATCTATTATTTGATCCCGATCGGATTGAACAAGTACTAACAAACTTACTTGATAATGCCATAAGACATACTCCACAAGGTGGTTCGGTTAAGTTACTTGTAAAAAAGGATGATTTCGGGATAAAAGTGGAAGTGTCTGATTCAGGTTCAGGTATTCCAGAAGAAGATTTACCATTTGTTTTTGAACGTTTTTATAAAGCAGATAAAGCTAGAACTCGAGGCAGGGCAGGTACAGGATTAGGACTAGCGATTGCCAAAAATATTATTGACGCACATCGTGGGCATATCACAGTGCAAAGTAAAATTGGACAAGGAACGACATTTGCCTTCTTACTTCCACGAAAATAA